DNA sequence from the Acanthochromis polyacanthus isolate Apoly-LR-REF ecotype Palm Island chromosome 5, KAUST_Apoly_ChrSc, whole genome shotgun sequence genome:
AGTTGACGACATGATGAAAAAGGAATTTCTTCATATCCTGTGAATCTTCATGGACAAATTAAACATCACACATacaacagtgtttgtgtttccatacAGGCCATGTGCTCATGCAGGGACGTATAGTCGGTGGTCACGCTGCTGCACCAAACTCCATCAAATACATTGTGTCACTGCAGAGCACCAGCGGCAAACACTTCTGTGGTGGATCACTAGTTCACAGGTACTGGGTTCTGACTGCAGCGCACTGCAACATCGGGTAAGAGTGTTTAATAGCTGTCAGCAATAATGATGACTTCACCtttgtgctgttgtttttggtccaaacattttaaaatgcattattcatatttcagcttttatatAAGGACACGTCCATATGTCTTGGTTGGTCAGTCAGTGCATCAcattggtccagactgaaatgtCTTCGgaattattgacatttttggtgCCCAGGTGTATCCTAGTGCTTTTTATGGCCACTAGAGTTTTCCTTTAGTGGCACCATGAGGCTGAGTTCTTTGAATGAAATTATTTCAGCATCTATTGCGTGGACTGCAATGAAATCTGATCAAATTCTTTGTGTACTGCAGGTAGCAAAACCTAATCCTAGCAAAATCATCAGACGATGTCGACATTTTTATTAGTCCAGCATTTGGTTTATGACAGAATTCATGCAAAGCTGATGGCATTAATATCAGGTTGTTCTATACTAATTAGTAAATATTAACATGGATGTCCCAGGTTATGCTTCTAAAGAAGTGTTTTGTACATTGTGTTGTCCGACAACACTGGAAggagaaagtgacagaaatagGCTAGTTGTGTAACTTTTTTAACAACAGAGCTATAGAGAGAAAGACTGCTTACTTTCTCACCTCCAGTCATGGCGTGAAGTGGGTGTGAATGCTACAGAAATTGTGGGGCACCATTCTAGATCCAAACCTtaaatgcaagtttttttttacatagctACACATGAGCAAACAGATGACAGAAATATGAGTTACTCCCAACATAGCATCTGTAAAGGACACATCCACATTTATGTACATATCATCAGAGAAGTGCAGGGAGAGGAATTGGGAGATTAAAATAGTAAAGTTAAGAACTTATCAAAGTAATTCTGTCTGCAACCTGCAGAACAGGGCAGGTGTCAACCACTGACTGAATATAAAATATGGATGGCAAAGCAATAATGCCTGCATTCTATCTAATGGCCAGCAAGGCGACTCCTCAGGCTGCAAGAGTAATCCCATTTTTataagtctatgagaaaatgatgctacttctcacttgatttgttttctcagtaaacattttcctaatgagtttatggaCTCTGTCTATGGTTTCAAGGCTTCTTCAGTACAGCATGATTCTCATTAAGTAATTTATCTTATAATTTAGAGTAAAGCAGATGACAAAGCAGAGTATGTTTTACAACAGGGCTAGCTTGTGATTCACAGGTTGCTACTGTAAATTTATAGTGTTCAAGAATTTACAGTCCAAGTCACTTCTTGCTTGTGACATTTGGTTTCAAAAGAGCAAGATGCAACGGTAGTCCATCAACCCATGGGCGTCATCGCGGTGGttatgtacattttttattagtCTGACTCAATGCATGTAAGCTCTAGCTATAAACCTGTCCCTGCTTACACATCTCATCAggctttctcctcctcttctgtggTGTCATACCAGTCTTtatgtccatcttttatatcTAGGATAATCTACTGATCAATTACTTACTTAAGCTCACAATATGGCTATTGTTTTCCACCTGGTTCTAATCatatttttcccccttttttttcatcCAAAGTGACCACAGTGTAGGCTTTTGTACAAGACTTTCAACAGTGCAATGTAGCTACAGCAGCTCAAATCACAGCTGTGCCCAATTGCACCCTCACAGAGATATTAGCATcataaactataaaaaaaaaaaaaactatcgtCAACCAAGAAAAAGCTGTTTACCTGAATGCCTTCATCTTCAGTCTAACATATGACTTGACACTAGTGCCTTAACTTTCCTCTTGGGAGGGATCAAACTGTTTCTGAAACACTTGCACATTCAGTGACATTGTTGTGACAGTTTTCAGTGGACTAGAAGTCACTGTATAGAAGCTAACTTGGCATGATTTATATATTGTGAGCAGATGGTCCCAACAGATGCCTAAAAGCAAACATCCATTCGACTATGGATAGGTAGCGTCAAAACGGTGCCGCTTCATCACGACACAAAGTAAACCTCCATACGGGCCTTTTGGAAGTCAAACAGCACACAGATGCGGTTGAGTCAGCTGACCTTGGcgcaccatcagtgtgtgtgtgggcgagagagagggagacagtgAAGTGTGATCTTGTCTGGAACCAGGAGAACGGCCATATTTCTGTTGTACTGTCCCAGCCCTGCCTGCTCACAGTGAGCCATTGTTCCCTGGCAGACGAACGGTTCACACTGGTCACGGTCATCTCTTGTGTTCTGTGAGTTTGTGTACTGCTTACAATTTCTCATGTGTCATTCATCTTTCCAATAAACTACATTGAAACTGTTTTCTCATACACAAAATTACAGTCATCACTATATTGCGGTGTTGATGAAAAGGCCTGTGCAGATCCTCTCTTCTCTTTCAGAAGTCATCAGTAATGATCAAATCTGCTATTCGAGCTTTATGCGTTGatgaaaattatgtaaaatttaaatgcaTTGTCTTTTAGGGCAGAGCAGATGATGATAGTGGCAGGTGACTACAAAATAAATATCTTCGAGGGTACTGAGCAGTATGCTAAACCCCACAGGCTGGTCACCCATCCACTGTACAACAGGAGCACCAATAACGCTGACATCATGCTCATTAAGGTACAGCAGAAATAATGCAGACATGTAATCCAGCAGTAATCTTATCAATGTCTTACAATAACATGATATTATCACTGCTAGCTTTGCCTGTCTACTGTTTAGTGCTGGCCAGGTAGCATCTTTTGCTAAAAATAGTTCCCTGCTGTTGCGAGAAACTCAGTTGATTGTGTTTGAAGACtggaaaaccaaacagtgattcAAAATAGATTAGACCATTCTCTGTTGATTTCTAATTTGAAAGATAGCTGTATACTTTGGTATTGATTCACCATGTGAGTGTTGAAACTGCTCTCTGATTTTCTGTCCAGTTGCGAGCTCCCATGGTCCTGAACAGATTCGTGTCGCTGGTGCCTCTTCCCAGGCAGGGGACCGGCGTGATCGAGGGCCATCTGTGCCGGGTGTCTGGGTGGGGGTACAACAGTCCGGGTGGAAGCCAGGTTCCCGTCACGCTCAGGACAGTCACAGTGCCCATTGTTTCCAGTGCAAGGTGCAACAGCAGCGACTCCTTCAACGGGAACATCACGGCAAACATGATCTGTGCTGGCTACAGTGCTGGAGGAAGAGACGCATGCAAGGTACAGAAGACAAATGTAGCTTTGTTCACACAACTCAAAAACTTTCAGCTGCGAGGTAAGTAGATGTTACGCAACAACTTatgaaggtatttcaggtgcaaaatgttcgTGATTTTGTGGGGAATATGTACACCACTGCTTCCCAttgcaacaataggtgcaaaatgtgaacatgtcagggttgaaatatgtgacttgtagagaaggatttgtgcacctgtgaatgtgatttgtgcacctgaaATTATGATTTTGtcaatgtgtatttttgtgttgtatttgtgggaagaaaaaaatcgacacatacaagaaattattttacaagtacacaactcatagagtgtgggaaatcagatttgctgatacacatacaaattcaatgtacacaactacaaattcgatgttacaggtgctcaaacattttgcaccagaAATACCTTCATACCAACTGTCCAGTGACAAACATTTTCGTTTGATATTCGAAAAGACATTAAATCAATTTTGATATAAAAAAATTCTCCAAGGTACAGGCCTTGGTTCCGAGTGTATACTAAATAGCACAAGCCTATCCCCTCTTCATCATCTCACATTACAGCAAAACAATAACTTAGCTTTGGGAAGCTCACCCCCTTGACAGCGTGAGGATACAGTTAATCATGTCAGTGTTGCTTTTCCTGGAAGCTTTTATGAAGCAAACCTGGCAGAGTCCATCCTCAAGAATTCTATTAGTTATGATAGTTGCAGAGGACACAGAAAAGCAACCCTAAAATAGCACCAGGACTGAAAACCTGGCTGTAATTTTGAGGTAAACTCATCTACAACAGCACACACTGACTTGGTTATTTGTATCATGAAAGAGTTTCTGCCCAGCCTTTGATGTGGGAGAGAAAATTACATGAAATTCAATGTGTGACATACCAGTAGGCTATATTTCGCCTTGAGTAAAGAACTGAATGACTAATTAAAAAGTGCTATATTTAACGCTGCAGCGTGCAACTGTGTGTTTTCAAGTGATTAAGATGAACGATTCAGAGAGATTAAGATTTGAcattataaaacaaaacaacaataaactggGCCTTCACTAATGAGAATACAGACCTTCTTACATCTCTGTTGGCCTCTGCTAATCTGCCGTAACGATCTAGGCCTTGGAAAAAGTCACATGTGAGTTTGTCACATATgaaacatgaaacacatttgGTGAGTTCAGGTAGTTAACGTGCACAC
Encoded proteins:
- the LOC110956121 gene encoding trypsin-like isoform X1 → MMNLLLCLCCVLLDLMTVHSHVLMQGRIVGGHAAAPNSIKYIVSLQSTSGKHFCGGSLVHRYWVLTAAHCNIGAEQMMIVAGDYKINIFEGTEQYAKPHRLVTHPLYNRSTNNADIMLIKLRAPMVLNRFVSLVPLPRQGTGVIEGHLCRVSGWGYNSPGGSQVPVTLRTVTVPIVSSARCNSSDSFNGNITANMICAGYSAGGRDACKGDSGGPLVCGGRIYGVVSWGNGCGDAKFPGVYTAVSKFRRWIDQTIYGSFLRCSKY
- the LOC110956121 gene encoding trypsin-like isoform X2, with protein sequence MMNLLLCLCCVLLDLMTVHSHVLMQGRIVGGHAAAPNSIKYIVSLQSTSGKHFCGGSLVHRYWVLTAAHCNIGLVTHPLYNRSTNNADIMLIKLRAPMVLNRFVSLVPLPRQGTGVIEGHLCRVSGWGYNSPGGSQVPVTLRTVTVPIVSSARCNSSDSFNGNITANMICAGYSAGGRDACKGDSGGPLVCGGRIYGVVSWGNGCGDAKFPGVYTAVSKFRRWIDQTIYGSFLRCSKY